In Phoenix dactylifera cultivar Barhee BC4 chromosome 11, palm_55x_up_171113_PBpolish2nd_filt_p, whole genome shotgun sequence, the following are encoded in one genomic region:
- the LOC103708349 gene encoding mitogen-activated protein kinase kinase kinase 7 produces the protein MEQFRQIGEVLGSLKALMVFREEIRMNQRQCCLLVDAFNAAFEGIADEIRHHLKFEEKLTKWKGLEQPFKELHRIFREGEQYIKQCLEPKDWWGKAIALSQSTDCVEFHLHNLLWCIPVVLEAIENVGEMTGCDQEEIHQKRIVFSKKYEKEWVEPKLFQHKFGKLYLVSQDVCSRMDGAWKEDRWILSEMIAEKRSAGSRPMAKQENRLAELLMGPKGKLFAASILVGSQDYQVKRRFGSSNYKEVQWMGESFAVKHVIGEIEPLMNEISLLSSINHPNVMHYMYSFYDEEKKEAFLVTDLMSKDLSSHIKEICSSRRRIPFPLLVAVDIMLQIARGMEYLHSRKIYHGDLNLSNVLVRARNSSPDGYLHVKIAGFGLSPLKNSKASGNQAAAMNSCIWYAPEVLLEQEQSGDAGGSKYTEKADVYSFAMICFEVLTGKVPFEDNHLQGDKMSKNIRAGERPLFPFQSPKYLTNLTKRCWHADPSQRPSFSSLCRVLRYVKRFLILNPDHGQPDSVVVPPVDYFDIDTSLSKRFTNWARKETIQVSEIPFQMYAYRVVDREKTSANVKDKSSESGSEEASICGDENAFGTVLTEHVLSTNMVSVRSLPQVTPDSNKKTSARKVNGKAIKQTGQHQKGRTLKPPQQNCGRSLRMNSESQLPTVAMSRRRRMSGHVSD, from the exons ATGGAGCAGTTTCGGCAGATTGGAGAAGTTCTGGGGAGCCTCAAGGCTCTGATGGTGTTCCGGGAGGAGATTCGCATGAACCAGCGCCAGTGCTGCCTGCTGGTGGATGCTTTCAACGCCGCCTTCGAGGGGATCGCCGACGAGATCCGACACCACCTGAAATTCGAGGAGAAGCTCACTAAGTGGAAGGGCCTCGAGCAACCCTTCAAGGAGCTCCACCGCATCTTCCGGGAGGGGGAGCAGTACATCAAGCAGTGCCTCGAGCCAAAGGACTGGTGGGGGAAAGCCATTGCCCTCAGTCAGAGCACAGACTGCGTCGAATTCCATCTCCACAACCTTCTGTGGTGCATCCCTGTCGTGCTAGAGGCGATCGAGAATGTCGGAGAAATGACGGGGTGCGATCAAGAAGAGATCCATCAGAAGAGGATTGTGTTCTCAAAGAAGTATGAGAAAGAGTGGGTGGAACCGAAGCTCTTTCAGCACAAGTTTGGTAAATTATACCTAGTTTCACAAGACGTTTGCAGTAGGATGGACGGCGCTTGGAAGGAGGATAGGTGGATTTTATCTGAAATGATAGCAGAGAAGAGAAGTGCAGGGTCGAGACCGATGGCAAAGCAAGAGAATCGGCTTGCAGAGCTACTGATGGGTCCCAAAGGGAAGCTTTTCGCAGCTTCGATCCTTGTGGGATCACAGGACTACCAAGTGAAAAGGCGATTCGGGTCGAGCAACTACAAGGAAGTCCAGTGGATGGGGGAGAGCTTTGCTGTGAAGCATGTCATTGGAGAGATTGAGCCACTGATGAATGAAATCTCTCTGCTATCGTCGATCAATCACCCGAACGTGATGCATTATATGTATTCATTCtatgatgaagagaagaaggaggctTTTCTGGTTACAGATCTCATGAGCAAGGATCTCTCCAGTCATATCAAAGAGATTTGTAGCTCGAGGAGAAGAATCCCCTTCCCTCTGCTGGTGGCAGTGGACATAATGCTTCAGATTGCAAGAGGAATGGAGTATCTCCATTCAAGGAAGATATATCATGGGGACTTGAACCTCTCCAATGTCTTGGTCAGGGCAAGGAATTCTTCTCCTGATGGCTATTTGCATGTAAAGATTGCTGGCTTTGGGCTGTCACCTTTGAAGAACTCAAAGGCTTCAGGAAACCAAGCAGCTGCCATGAATTCATGTATCTGGTATGCCCCAGAGGTTCTCTTAGAGCAGGAGCAGTCGGGGGATGCTGGTGGTAGTAAGTACACAGAGAAAGCAGATGTTTATAGCTTTGCCATGATATGCTTCGAGGTGCTGACAGGAAAAGTTCCCTTCGAAGACAATCACCTTCAGGGGGATAAGATGAGCAAGAACATAAGGGCTGGTGAGAGGCCATTGTTTCCATTTCAATCTCCGAAGTATCTCACCAACCTAACAAAAAGATGCTGGCATGCCGATCCCTCCCAGCGGCCAAGCTTCTCTTCTCTTTGTAGAGTGCTCCGTTATGTCAAGCGATTTCTAATCTTGAATCCTGATCATGGCCAGCCTGATTCAGTGGTGGTACCTCCAGTGGATTACTTTGATATTGACACGAGTCTCTCTAAGAGATTCACAAACTGGGCAAGAAAAGAAACCATCCAGGTCTCCGAAATTCCTTTTCAGATGTATGCTTACAGGGTTGTAGACAGGGAGAAAACTAGTGCTAATGTCAAGGATAAAAGTTCAGAGTCGGGAAGTGAGGAAGCATCAATTTGTGGAGATGAGAATGCATTTGGTACAGTTCTCACAGAACATGTGTTGTCCACCAATATGGTTTCGGTGAGGTCGTTACCTCAGGTAACTCCTGACTCTAACAAGAAAACATCAGCGAGGAAAGTTAATGGCAAGGCCATCAAGCAAACAG GAcagcatcaaaaagggagaacaTTGAAACCACCGCAGCAAAATTGTGGGCGCAGTTTGCGGATGAACTCTGAGAGCCAGCTGCCTACAGTCGCAATGAGCCGAAGGCGAAGGATGTCTGGCCATGTCTCAGATTGA